The following proteins are encoded in a genomic region of Magallana gigas chromosome 1, xbMagGiga1.1, whole genome shotgun sequence:
- the LOC105333531 gene encoding serine/threonine-protein phosphatase 6 regulatory ankyrin repeat subunit B isoform X3, whose translation MKLQTQFCLLRWLIFLFYCSSCEPRKLEGYEFPVFSTESCPRNHAEWNERSSIINCTQSNGYTCLPNENFTELLEFCYVYPRILITKGICLYLYKRYSRVNSYNCSHFRYGCPDSNYFTSEVYNYPTCISIKDGCFLAEPSCESTTITYPKETYREWSDSSTIIYKETTKHIHVQNELSNDRFIEILVGAVINILVVSFSIILYICRRRGNFSKGKNETDIENNDELNSLIETPKLCKVDTTKKVLRFENAVLDQWREDDTFFISTRACEKVESKLENQNLVVVTGHSGSGKSAIIQHIALKYKDQGWIVKSFKDVREMIKYILEPECYLNSTILVLNDPIGKDTFDKSSYLFWEEPEQAISTFLKKGKMLISCRNYILFDDKVKGVLQENANIVDIEDGRYKLTNEEKRSIWNKYMSNDKISEEDFTEILNTEMYFPLLCKLFSSDIKYQSDGYRFFKEPVKVVEEQIRCYRKEDRGKYCALVLLVLFNNNFCCDDAVRNKRSCYKFKRALTICGLPHDTSPYDIGDNLDLLKGFFVKKIGDAYEFYHDFVMEMTSFIFRKDHPAELIQYADIRFLLRRVTLDNGIEQNRPFTIYLSDIRNIDILGERFFKALFEECYIEVILHPALRDKRLIEVLQKKFERHPKKLQELLQTKKSMYDDHKQYWPITDDTMLKLAFVALENEFSPLCALVAFCHSELSFYCLKNLYQSKTDSIGKYLISAVCCNGSKGFLEMFSDESIKDSLKETFGGLFPIHITALFYNFDILQELIHLGADVNMETKDEKSWTPLMIAASRYDTDPQNNKYNMDTSIRRDQTVQILIDYAADVNLCAGDGVSSLFLACQNGHTSMVEILLSNGAYINHCTRNGESPVLKACQERHNDIVQLILEKGGDINSRTAEDEVSPLYIACQNGHDSTVQTLVDHGADLNLRTSSGGSPLFIACQKGYNNAVQILISKGAAVNMCKKNGDSPLYIACKNDNISTVKLLLSNGANVNLCKRDKTSPLFIACQNGNESLLQLLLDNGADINICDEHGASPLLIACQKGYNKIVQLLLTNGANIYLCTLGFSPLIIACKNGHEEIVRTLLEHGADVNLYTSSGASPLFIACQIGFNSSVQLLIEKGAVVNMCKKNGDSPLYVACKNDHISTVKLLLSNKADVNLGRKDKTSPLFIACQNGNENLVQLLLVNGADMNIFDEDGFSPLLIACQKGYNKIVQLLLTNGVNIDLCTLEGFSPLVLACEYGHEETVRTLLEHGADVNLCTSSGASPLFIASLKGFNSSVQLLLDKGAAVNICKKNGASPLYVACQNDHISTVELLLNNEADVNLCREDKTSPLFIACQNGNKNLLQLLLDNGADINICDEDGASPLLIACQNGHEENVRTLLKHGAAVNLCTSSGASPLFIACQKGYNSSVQLLIDKGAVVNVCMFNGASPLYVACENGHISTVKLLLSNKADANLGRKDKTSPLFKACQNGNENLVQLLLDNGADINICDKGGASPLLIACQKGYNKIVQRLLSNGADINLCTLEGFSPLVLACQNGHEETVRTLLENGANINIRTIKGTAEDIALQYGHEIIVQVLKGTILQKK comes from the exons AGAAAGCTTGAGGGCTATGAATTCCCGGTATTTTCAACTGAAAGCTGTCCCCGAAATCATGCCGAGTGGAACGAGAGATCTTCTATTATCAACTGTACCCAGAGTAATGGCTATACATGTTTACCTAACGAAAACTTCACAGAGCTGTTAGAGTTTTGTTACGTATATCCTCGGATATTAATTACAAAAG GCATATGCCTTTACCTTTACAAACGATATTCGAGAGTGAATTCATACAACTGCAGTCACTTCAGATATGGATGTCCTGATTCCAATTACTTTACATCTGAAGTATATAATT ATCCAACTTGTATATCTATTAAAGATGGATGTTTCCTTGCCGAGCCATCTTGTGAGAG cacAACAATAACTTATCCAAAGGAAACTTACCGGGAATGGAGTGACAGTTCTACTATAATATACAAAGAAACTAcgaaacatatacatgtacagaatGAGCTTTCCAACGACAGATTCATCGAGATTCTTGTAGGAGCCGTTATCAATATTTTGGTTGTGTCATTCTCCATCATTTTGTATATCTGCCGTAGAAGAGGAA ATTTCTCAAAGGGGAAAAATGAGACTGATATAGAGAATAACGACGAACTGAATTCATTGATAGAAACACCAAAGCTATGTAAAGTGGATACAACCAAGAAAG tattaCGCTTTGAAAATGCAGTTCTTGATCAATGGAGAGAGGACGACACCTTCTTCATTTCAACCAGAGCATGTGAAAAAGTCGAGAGCAAATTAGAAAACCAAAATCTGGTGGTTGTGACAGGACACTCCGGATCCGGAAAATCTGCTATTATTCAACATATTGCACTCAAGTACAAGGATCAGGGCTGGattgtgaaatcatttaaagaTGTGagggaaatgataaaatacattttagaaccAGAATGTTATTTGAACTCAACTATATTAGTACTTAACGATCCTATTGGAAAAGATACATTCGATAAGTCATCCTATCTTTTTTGGGAAGAACCTGAACAAGCGATatcaacctttttaaaaaagggaaaaatgcttatttcctgtaggaattatatTCTTTTTGATGATAAAGTGAAAGGAGTTTTACAGGAAAACGCAAATATTGTAGACATCGAAGATGGCAGGTATAAATTAACCAATGAAGAAAAACGAAGCATTTGGAACAAATATATGTCAAATGACAAAATATCTGAGGAGGATTTTACTGAAATTCTAAATACTGAAATGTATTTTCCGTTATTGTGTAAACTTTTTTCTTctgacataaaatatcaaagtgacggatatagattttttaaagagcCCGTAAAGGTCGTTGAAGAGCAAATAAGATGTTATAGAAAGGAGGACAGAGGGAAGTACTGCGCCCTTGTTCTTCTTGTTCTTTTTAATAATAACTTCTGCTGTGATGATGCAGTGAGGAATAAACGCTCATGTTACAAATTTAAACGTGCATTGACAATTTGTGGATTGCCGCATGATACCTCACCTTATGATATTGGTGACAATCTTGACCTTCTGAAGggattttttgtcaaaaaaattggCGACGCTTATGAATTTTATCACGATTTCGTAATGGAGAtgacaagttttatttttagaaaggaTCATCCAGCAGAATTGATACAATATGCCGATATCAGGTTCCTTCTTAGACGTGTAACCTTAGACAATGGGATTGAACAGAATCGACCGTTTACCATATATTTAAGTGATATAAGGAATATAGACATACTTGGAGAGAGGTTTTTTAAGGCCCTTTTCGAAGAATGTTATATAGAAGTTATACTTCATCCTGCTTTAAGGGATAAAAGATTAATAGAAGtactacaaaaaaaatttgaaagacaCCCAAAGAAGCTACAAGAGTTACTTCAAACCAAAAAGAGTATGTATGACGATCATAAACAGTATTGGCCGATTACAGATGATACGATGTTGAAACTTGCCTTCGTGGCTTTGGAAAATGAATTTTCGCCTCTCTGTGCACTGGTGGCATTTTGTCATTCTGAATTGTCAttctattgtttaaaaaatctatacCAATCAAAAACTGACTCGATCggaaaatatttgatatctgCAGTTTGTTGTAATGGCTCGAAAGGCTTCTTAGAAATGTTTTCGGATGAATCCATCAAAGATTCGTTGAAAGAAACGTTTGGGGGTCTATTCCCCATTCACATTACAgccttattttataattttgacatTCTGCAAGAGTTGATTCATTTAGGTGCTGATGTGAATATGGAAACGAAAGATGAAAAAAGCTGGACTCCCTTAATGATTGCTGCAAGTCGATACGATACCGATCctcaaaacaataaatataatatgGACACTTCAATACGACGAGATCAAACTGTTCAAATATTAATAGATTACGCAGCAGACGTCAACTTATGTGCGGGAGACGGTGTTAGTTCTCTCTTtttagcttgtcaaaacggtcATACCAGTATGGTGGAAATTTTACTTAGCAATGGAGCATACATAAACCATTGTACCAGGAATGGGGAAAGTCCCGTTTTGAAAGCATGTCAAGAAAGACACAACGACATTGTGCAACTTATACTAGAAAAGGGAGGTGATATTAATTCAAGGACCGCCGAGGACGAAGTTAGTCCTCTTTACATTGCTTGCCAAAACGGACATGACAGCACTGTACAAACTTTAGTTGACCACGGTGCTGACCTTAATTTACGTACCAGTTCTGGAGGTAGCCCATTATTCATAGCATGTCAAAAAGGATATAACAATGctgtacaaattttgataagcaaaGGTGCAGCCGTTAACATGTGCAAGAAAAATGGCGATAGTCCCCTTTACATAGCTtgcaaaaatgacaatattagCACGGTtaaacttttactgagtaatggagcaaaTGTTAATTTGTGTAAAAGAGACAAAACCAGTCCTCTCTTTATAGCATGCCAAAATGGAAACGAAAGCTTGCTACAACTTTTACTTGATAACGGAGCAGACATTAATATCTGTGACGAACATGGAGCCAGTCCTCTTTTAATAGCTTGCCAGAAAGGatataataaaattgtacaGCTTCTACTGACCAACGGCGCAAATATCTATTTATGTACTTTGGGTTTTAGTCCTCTCATTATAGCTTGTAAGAACGGACATGAGGAAATTGTACGGACTTTGCTAGAACACGGTGCTGATGTTAATTTATATACCAGTTCTGGAGCAAGTCCTCTATTTATAGCATGTCAAATAGGATTTAACAGTTCTGTACAACTTTTAATAGAAAAAGGAGCAGTCGTTAATATGTGCAAGAAAAATGGCGATAGTCCCCTCTACGTAGCTTGCAAAAATGACCATATTAGCACGGTtaaacttttactgagtaataaAGCAGATGTGAATTTAGGTAGAAAAGACAAAACCAGTCCTCTCTTTATAGCATGCCAAAATGGAAACGAAAATTTGGTACAACTTTTACTTGTTAACGGAGCAGACATGAATATTTTTGACGAAGATGGATTCAGTCCTCTTTTAATAGCTTGCCAGAAAGGatataataaaattgtacaGCTTCTACTGACCAACGGCGTAAATATCGATTTATGTACATTAGAAGGTTTTAGTCCTCTTGTTTTAGCTTGTGAGTACGGACATGAGGAAACTGTACGAACTTTGCTAGAACACGGTGCTGATGTTAATTTATGTACCAGTTCTGGAGCAAGTCCTCTATTTATAGCATCTCTAAAAGGATTTAATAGttctgtacaacttttattagacaAAGGAGCAGCCGTTAACATATGCAAGAAAAATGGCGCTAGTCCCCTCTACGTAGCTTGCCAAAATGACCATATTAGCACGGTTGAACTTTTACTGAATAATGAAGCAGATGTCAATTTATGTAGAGAAGACAAAACCAGTCCTCTCTTTATAGCATGCCaaaatggaaacaaaaattTGTTACAACTTTTACTTGATAACGGAGCAGACATTAATATCTGTGACGAAGATGGGGCCAGTCCTCTTTTAATAGCTTGTCAGAACGGACATGAGGAAAATGTACGAACTTTGCTAAAACACGGTGCTGCGGTTAATTTATGTACCAGTTCTGGAGCCAGTCCTCTATTTATTGCATGTCAAAAAGGATATAACAGTTCTGTACAACTTTTAATAGACAAAGGAGCAGTCGTTAACGTGTGCATGTTTAATGGCGCTAGTCCTCTCTACGTAGCTTGCGAAAATGGCCATATTAGCACTGTTAAACTTTTGCTGAGTAATAAAGCAGATGCGAATTTAGGTAGAAAAGACAAAACCAGTCCCCTCTTTAAAGCATGCCAAAATGGAAACGAAAACTTGGTACAACTTTTACTTGATAACGGAGCAGACATTAATATCTGTGACAAAGGTGGAGCCAGTCCTCTTTTAATAGCTTGCCAGAAAGGatataataaaattgtacaGCGTCTACTGAGCAACGGCGCAGATATCAATTTATGCACACTTGAGGGTTTTAGTCCTCTTGTTTTAGCTTGTCAGAACGGACATGAGGAAACTGTACGAACTTTGCTCGAAAACGGAGCCAATATTAATATACGTACAATAAAAGGAACTGCTGAAGATATTGCACTTCAATACGGACATGAAATCATTGTTCAAGTGTTAAAAGGAacaatattgcaaaaaaaataa
- the LOC105333531 gene encoding serine/threonine-protein phosphatase 6 regulatory ankyrin repeat subunit B isoform X2 — translation MELQAQFCLFGLAFFLFYCSPCKPRKLEGYEFPVFSTESCPRNHAEWNERSSIINCTQSNGYTCLPNENFTELLEFCYVYPRILITKGICLYLYKRYSRVNSYNCSHFRYGCPDSNYFTSEVYNYPTCISIKDGCFLAEPSCESTTITYPKETYREWSDSSTIIYKETTKHIHVQNELSNDRFIEILVGAVINILVVSFSIILYICRRRGNFSKGKNETDIENNDELNSLIETPKLCKVDTTKKVLRFENAVLDQWREDDTFFISTRACEKVESKLENQNLVVVTGHSGSGKSAIIQHIALKYKDQGWIVKSFKDVREMIKYILEPECYLNSTILVLNDPIGKDTFDKSSYLFWEEPEQAISTFLKKGKMLISCRNYILFDDKVKGVLQENANIVDIEDGRYKLTNEEKRSIWNKYMSNDKISEEDFTEILNTEMYFPLLCKLFSSDIKYQSDGYRFFKEPVKVVEEQIRCYRKEDRGKYCALVLLVLFNNNFCCDDAVRNKRSCYKFKRALTICGLPHDTSPYDIGDNLDLLKGFFVKKIGDAYEFYHDFVMEMTSFIFRKDHPAELIQYADIRFLLRRVTLDNGIEQNRPFTIYLSDIRNIDILGERFFKALFEECYIEVILHPALRDKRLIEVLQKKFERHPKKLQELLQTKKSMYDDHKQYWPITDDTMLKLAFVALENEFSPLCALVAFCHSELSFYCLKNLYQSKTDSIGKYLISAVCCNGSKGFLEMFSDESIKDSLKETFGGLFPIHITALFYNFDILQELIHLGADVNMETKDEKSWTPLMIAASRYDTDPQNNKYNMDTSIRRDQTVQILIDYAADVNLCAGDGVSSLFLACQNGHTSMVEILLSNGAYINHCTRNGESPVLKACQERHNDIVQLILEKGGDINSRTAEDEVSPLYIACQNGHDSTVQTLVDHGADLNLRTSSGGSPLFIACQKGYNNAVQILISKGAAVNMCKKNGDSPLYIACKNDNISTVKLLLSNGANVNLCKRDKTSPLFIACQNGNESLLQLLLDNGADINICDEHGASPLLIACQKGYNKIVQLLLTNGANIYLCTLGFSPLIIACKNGHEEIVRTLLEHGADVNLYTSSGASPLFIACQIGFNSSVQLLIEKGAVVNMCKKNGDSPLYVACKNDHISTVKLLLSNKADVNLGRKDKTSPLFIACQNGNENLVQLLLVNGADMNIFDEDGFSPLLIACQKGYNKIVQLLLTNGVNIDLCTLEGFSPLVLACEYGHEETVRTLLEHGADVNLCTSSGASPLFIASLKGFNSSVQLLLDKGAAVNICKKNGASPLYVACQNDHISTVELLLNNEADVNLCREDKTSPLFIACQNGNKNLLQLLLDNGADINICDEDGASPLLIACQNGHEENVRTLLKHGAAVNLCTSSGASPLFIACQKGYNSSVQLLIDKGAVVNVCMFNGASPLYVACENGHISTVKLLLSNKADANLGRKDKTSPLFKACQNGNENLVQLLLDNGADINICDKGGASPLLIACQKGYNKIVQRLLSNGADINLCTLEGFSPLVLACQNGHEETVRTLLENGANINIRTIKGTAEDIALQYGHEIIVQVLKGTILQKK, via the exons AGAAAGCTTGAGGGCTATGAATTCCCGGTATTTTCAACTGAAAGCTGTCCCCGAAATCATGCCGAGTGGAACGAGAGATCTTCTATTATCAACTGTACCCAGAGTAATGGCTATACATGTTTACCTAACGAAAACTTCACAGAGCTGTTAGAGTTTTGTTACGTATATCCTCGGATATTAATTACAAAAG GCATATGCCTTTACCTTTACAAACGATATTCGAGAGTGAATTCATACAACTGCAGTCACTTCAGATATGGATGTCCTGATTCCAATTACTTTACATCTGAAGTATATAATT ATCCAACTTGTATATCTATTAAAGATGGATGTTTCCTTGCCGAGCCATCTTGTGAGAG cacAACAATAACTTATCCAAAGGAAACTTACCGGGAATGGAGTGACAGTTCTACTATAATATACAAAGAAACTAcgaaacatatacatgtacagaatGAGCTTTCCAACGACAGATTCATCGAGATTCTTGTAGGAGCCGTTATCAATATTTTGGTTGTGTCATTCTCCATCATTTTGTATATCTGCCGTAGAAGAGGAA ATTTCTCAAAGGGGAAAAATGAGACTGATATAGAGAATAACGACGAACTGAATTCATTGATAGAAACACCAAAGCTATGTAAAGTGGATACAACCAAGAAAG tattaCGCTTTGAAAATGCAGTTCTTGATCAATGGAGAGAGGACGACACCTTCTTCATTTCAACCAGAGCATGTGAAAAAGTCGAGAGCAAATTAGAAAACCAAAATCTGGTGGTTGTGACAGGACACTCCGGATCCGGAAAATCTGCTATTATTCAACATATTGCACTCAAGTACAAGGATCAGGGCTGGattgtgaaatcatttaaagaTGTGagggaaatgataaaatacattttagaaccAGAATGTTATTTGAACTCAACTATATTAGTACTTAACGATCCTATTGGAAAAGATACATTCGATAAGTCATCCTATCTTTTTTGGGAAGAACCTGAACAAGCGATatcaacctttttaaaaaagggaaaaatgcttatttcctgtaggaattatatTCTTTTTGATGATAAAGTGAAAGGAGTTTTACAGGAAAACGCAAATATTGTAGACATCGAAGATGGCAGGTATAAATTAACCAATGAAGAAAAACGAAGCATTTGGAACAAATATATGTCAAATGACAAAATATCTGAGGAGGATTTTACTGAAATTCTAAATACTGAAATGTATTTTCCGTTATTGTGTAAACTTTTTTCTTctgacataaaatatcaaagtgacggatatagattttttaaagagcCCGTAAAGGTCGTTGAAGAGCAAATAAGATGTTATAGAAAGGAGGACAGAGGGAAGTACTGCGCCCTTGTTCTTCTTGTTCTTTTTAATAATAACTTCTGCTGTGATGATGCAGTGAGGAATAAACGCTCATGTTACAAATTTAAACGTGCATTGACAATTTGTGGATTGCCGCATGATACCTCACCTTATGATATTGGTGACAATCTTGACCTTCTGAAGggattttttgtcaaaaaaattggCGACGCTTATGAATTTTATCACGATTTCGTAATGGAGAtgacaagttttatttttagaaaggaTCATCCAGCAGAATTGATACAATATGCCGATATCAGGTTCCTTCTTAGACGTGTAACCTTAGACAATGGGATTGAACAGAATCGACCGTTTACCATATATTTAAGTGATATAAGGAATATAGACATACTTGGAGAGAGGTTTTTTAAGGCCCTTTTCGAAGAATGTTATATAGAAGTTATACTTCATCCTGCTTTAAGGGATAAAAGATTAATAGAAGtactacaaaaaaaatttgaaagacaCCCAAAGAAGCTACAAGAGTTACTTCAAACCAAAAAGAGTATGTATGACGATCATAAACAGTATTGGCCGATTACAGATGATACGATGTTGAAACTTGCCTTCGTGGCTTTGGAAAATGAATTTTCGCCTCTCTGTGCACTGGTGGCATTTTGTCATTCTGAATTGTCAttctattgtttaaaaaatctatacCAATCAAAAACTGACTCGATCggaaaatatttgatatctgCAGTTTGTTGTAATGGCTCGAAAGGCTTCTTAGAAATGTTTTCGGATGAATCCATCAAAGATTCGTTGAAAGAAACGTTTGGGGGTCTATTCCCCATTCACATTACAgccttattttataattttgacatTCTGCAAGAGTTGATTCATTTAGGTGCTGATGTGAATATGGAAACGAAAGATGAAAAAAGCTGGACTCCCTTAATGATTGCTGCAAGTCGATACGATACCGATCctcaaaacaataaatataatatgGACACTTCAATACGACGAGATCAAACTGTTCAAATATTAATAGATTACGCAGCAGACGTCAACTTATGTGCGGGAGACGGTGTTAGTTCTCTCTTtttagcttgtcaaaacggtcATACCAGTATGGTGGAAATTTTACTTAGCAATGGAGCATACATAAACCATTGTACCAGGAATGGGGAAAGTCCCGTTTTGAAAGCATGTCAAGAAAGACACAACGACATTGTGCAACTTATACTAGAAAAGGGAGGTGATATTAATTCAAGGACCGCCGAGGACGAAGTTAGTCCTCTTTACATTGCTTGCCAAAACGGACATGACAGCACTGTACAAACTTTAGTTGACCACGGTGCTGACCTTAATTTACGTACCAGTTCTGGAGGTAGCCCATTATTCATAGCATGTCAAAAAGGATATAACAATGctgtacaaattttgataagcaaaGGTGCAGCCGTTAACATGTGCAAGAAAAATGGCGATAGTCCCCTTTACATAGCTtgcaaaaatgacaatattagCACGGTtaaacttttactgagtaatggagcaaaTGTTAATTTGTGTAAAAGAGACAAAACCAGTCCTCTCTTTATAGCATGCCAAAATGGAAACGAAAGCTTGCTACAACTTTTACTTGATAACGGAGCAGACATTAATATCTGTGACGAACATGGAGCCAGTCCTCTTTTAATAGCTTGCCAGAAAGGatataataaaattgtacaGCTTCTACTGACCAACGGCGCAAATATCTATTTATGTACTTTGGGTTTTAGTCCTCTCATTATAGCTTGTAAGAACGGACATGAGGAAATTGTACGGACTTTGCTAGAACACGGTGCTGATGTTAATTTATATACCAGTTCTGGAGCAAGTCCTCTATTTATAGCATGTCAAATAGGATTTAACAGTTCTGTACAACTTTTAATAGAAAAAGGAGCAGTCGTTAATATGTGCAAGAAAAATGGCGATAGTCCCCTCTACGTAGCTTGCAAAAATGACCATATTAGCACGGTtaaacttttactgagtaataaAGCAGATGTGAATTTAGGTAGAAAAGACAAAACCAGTCCTCTCTTTATAGCATGCCAAAATGGAAACGAAAATTTGGTACAACTTTTACTTGTTAACGGAGCAGACATGAATATTTTTGACGAAGATGGATTCAGTCCTCTTTTAATAGCTTGCCAGAAAGGatataataaaattgtacaGCTTCTACTGACCAACGGCGTAAATATCGATTTATGTACATTAGAAGGTTTTAGTCCTCTTGTTTTAGCTTGTGAGTACGGACATGAGGAAACTGTACGAACTTTGCTAGAACACGGTGCTGATGTTAATTTATGTACCAGTTCTGGAGCAAGTCCTCTATTTATAGCATCTCTAAAAGGATTTAATAGttctgtacaacttttattagacaAAGGAGCAGCCGTTAACATATGCAAGAAAAATGGCGCTAGTCCCCTCTACGTAGCTTGCCAAAATGACCATATTAGCACGGTTGAACTTTTACTGAATAATGAAGCAGATGTCAATTTATGTAGAGAAGACAAAACCAGTCCTCTCTTTATAGCATGCCaaaatggaaacaaaaattTGTTACAACTTTTACTTGATAACGGAGCAGACATTAATATCTGTGACGAAGATGGGGCCAGTCCTCTTTTAATAGCTTGTCAGAACGGACATGAGGAAAATGTACGAACTTTGCTAAAACACGGTGCTGCGGTTAATTTATGTACCAGTTCTGGAGCCAGTCCTCTATTTATTGCATGTCAAAAAGGATATAACAGTTCTGTACAACTTTTAATAGACAAAGGAGCAGTCGTTAACGTGTGCATGTTTAATGGCGCTAGTCCTCTCTACGTAGCTTGCGAAAATGGCCATATTAGCACTGTTAAACTTTTGCTGAGTAATAAAGCAGATGCGAATTTAGGTAGAAAAGACAAAACCAGTCCCCTCTTTAAAGCATGCCAAAATGGAAACGAAAACTTGGTACAACTTTTACTTGATAACGGAGCAGACATTAATATCTGTGACAAAGGTGGAGCCAGTCCTCTTTTAATAGCTTGCCAGAAAGGatataataaaattgtacaGCGTCTACTGAGCAACGGCGCAGATATCAATTTATGCACACTTGAGGGTTTTAGTCCTCTTGTTTTAGCTTGTCAGAACGGACATGAGGAAACTGTACGAACTTTGCTCGAAAACGGAGCCAATATTAATATACGTACAATAAAAGGAACTGCTGAAGATATTGCACTTCAATACGGACATGAAATCATTGTTCAAGTGTTAAAAGGAacaatattgcaaaaaaaataa